The sequence GGCCACACCCTTGACGGAGCCGTCCTCGTTGTAGAGCACTTCGGCCGCGGTGAAGCCCGGGAAGATTTCCACACCCAGGGCTTCGGCCTGCTCGCCCAGCCACTTGGTGACCGCGCCCAGGCTGATCACATAACAACCGTCGTTGTGGAAGTTGCGCGGCATCAGCCAGTCGGGCGTGCGGGTGGCGCCGGTCTCGGTGAGCACCAGCAAGTCATCGCCCGTCACGGGCTGGTGCAACGGGGCGCCACGTTCTTTCCAGTCGGGGAACAGTTCGGTGATGGCGATCGGGTCCATCACCGCGCCACTCAGAATGTGCGCGCCGGGCTCAGAGCCTTTTTCCAGCACACACACATTGATCTCGCTGCCCTTCTCGGTGGCCAGCTGCTTGAGGCGGATGGCGGTGGACAGGCCTGCGGGGCCGCCACCGACCACGACCACGTCGTATTCCATGGCTTCGCGGGGGCCGAACTGGGCCAGCAATTCATCGTGGGTCATCGGGGGGTCTCGCTGATAATGATTTTCAAGAAGGCGCAGAGTGTGCCTTGCGTGTCACTCGACAGACAGCATTTTATGCGGCACCCGCAAAAAATCGAACGGTCGTACTAATTTCTACTGAGGACTTGCATCGTGGCATACAGCATGGACTTGTCGGGCCGCGTGGCCTTGATCACCGGGGCATCGGGCGGGCTGGGCGAACAGTTCGCCAAAACCCTGGCCAAAGCCGGCGCGGCCGTGGTGCTCGCCAGCCGCCGCACCGACCGCCTCATGGCCCTGCGCGCACACATCGAAGCCGAAGGCGGCGACGCCCACGTGGTGGCCATGGACGTGACCGACCAGGCCTCCATCAAGGCCGCGGTGGCACACGCCGAAACGGAGGTCGGCGCGATCGACATCCTCGTCAACAATTCCGGCGTGAGCACCACGCAGCGTCTGCAGGACGTGAGCGAGGAAGACTACGACTTCATCTTCAACACCAACACCAAGGGTGCTTTTTTCGTGGCGCAAGAGGTGGGCAAGCGCATGCTGGCTCGTGCCAAGGGTGCGGCGCCCGGTACCTATGTGGGTGGGCGCATCGTCAACATCGCGTCCATGGCCGGCCTGAAGGTGCTGCCGCAGATCGGCGTGTACTGCATGAGCAAGGCGGCGGTGGTGCAGATGACCAAGGCCATGGCGGTGGAGTGGGGCAAGTACGGCATCAACGTGAACGCGATCTGCCCGGGCTACATCGACACCGAGATCAACCACCACCACTGGCAGACCGAACAGGGCCAGAAGCTCATCGGCATGTTGCCGCGCAAGCGGGTGGGTGTGCCGACCGATCTGGACGCGGTGCTGGTGATGCTGTGCTCGAACGAGAGCCATTTCATCAACGGCGCGGTGATCGCCGCCGACGACGGTTTCGGAGCCTGAATGACCACTGCGGTGCTGGGCCGGCCTTCGGGCTGGCCGCCGGGCATGGTCACCGGCATCTTCGCGGGCCTGGGTGCCGGCGCGTTCTGGGGCACGACCTTCATCGCGCCCCTGATTGCACCCGGTTTCAGCTCGATCGACCTCACCGTGGGGCGCTACCTCTCGTGTGGTTTGCTGTCGGTAGTTTTGTTGCTATGGGCCGCCCTTCGGGGTGACACGCAACGCCCCACGCTGGCCCAGGCGGGCGCGGCGCTCTGGCTCAGCCTGCTGGGCTACACCGGTTACTACCTGCTGCTGGTGCTGGCCATCCAGGCCGCGGGCGCGGCGCTGCCGGTGCTGATCATCGGCACCATTCCGTTGTGGATCATGTTGTTGGGCAAACCCAAAGGTTTGCGCTGGCGGTCGTTGGTGCCAGGCGTGTTGCTCACGGTGGCGGGCATGGCGCTGATGATGCAGGTGACGGCGCACGGGCAGGACGGAAGCGTGGGCACGAACCTGTGGCTCGGCATTCTTTACGCGGTGCTCGCCATGCTGTCTTGGACCGCGTTTGGCCTGCTCAATGCCCGCTGGCTGGCCAGACACCCCGAAGTCAATTCCACGGTCTGGGCCAATTGGCTCGGTCTTGCCGCGGGAGTGGGGGCGCTGGCCATCTGGGCGGTGGCCGGCACCGATCTGGCCACGCTGGTGTCGCGCCCGGGCTTCGGCACCTTTGTGGCGGTATGTGTGGTCACTGGCATCGGCGCAGCCTGGGTGGCCTCGGTGCTGTGGAACATGGCCAGCCGCCGGCTCAGCGCCAGTCTGGCAGGCCAACTCATCGTGAGCGAGACCGTGTTCGGACTCGTCTACAGCTTCGCCTGGGACGGCGCCTGGCCTGCTGCCTTGCAGTGGGCCGCGTGCGCGTTGTTCGTCCTCGGCATCATTGCTTCCATCAAGGCCCACCGATG is a genomic window of Hydrogenophaga sp. RAC07 containing:
- a CDS encoding DMT family transporter — encoded protein: MTTAVLGRPSGWPPGMVTGIFAGLGAGAFWGTTFIAPLIAPGFSSIDLTVGRYLSCGLLSVVLLLWAALRGDTQRPTLAQAGAALWLSLLGYTGYYLLLVLAIQAAGAALPVLIIGTIPLWIMLLGKPKGLRWRSLVPGVLLTVAGMALMMQVTAHGQDGSVGTNLWLGILYAVLAMLSWTAFGLLNARWLARHPEVNSTVWANWLGLAAGVGALAIWAVAGTDLATLVSRPGFGTFVAVCVVTGIGAAWVASVLWNMASRRLSASLAGQLIVSETVFGLVYSFAWDGAWPAALQWAACALFVLGIIASIKAHR
- a CDS encoding SDR family oxidoreductase produces the protein MAYSMDLSGRVALITGASGGLGEQFAKTLAKAGAAVVLASRRTDRLMALRAHIEAEGGDAHVVAMDVTDQASIKAAVAHAETEVGAIDILVNNSGVSTTQRLQDVSEEDYDFIFNTNTKGAFFVAQEVGKRMLARAKGAAPGTYVGGRIVNIASMAGLKVLPQIGVYCMSKAAVVQMTKAMAVEWGKYGINVNAICPGYIDTEINHHHWQTEQGQKLIGMLPRKRVGVPTDLDAVLVMLCSNESHFINGAVIAADDGFGA